Proteins encoded within one genomic window of Sphingomonas sp. NBWT7:
- a CDS encoding M20/M25/M40 family metallo-hydrolase: protein MITRLPLAALLLATAAPALAQRAAPSAPAPVDPQVAALRDAALGDTVAYDIVEGMTTEVGQRLAGTEAEARARRWSEAKLKALGFSNVRIETYRMPVWVRGEERAEILAPFPQKLNLVALGNSGATPAKGIDAEVVIFPTYGDLAAAPAGSLKGRIAYVGNAMMRTQDGSSYGQEGVARFAGPALAARKGAAAIVIRSIGTDTHRLPHTGTTNFPDGTAAIPAAALSVPDAKLLEAMARRGQPIRMKLVLTPRQVGEQESGNVIAEVPGTDPNAGVVLVGGHLDSWDLATGAIDDASGVAITAAAAKRILDSGKRPRRTIRVVWFGAEEVGGFGGRDYAAKHGAERHALAAESDFGADRVWRFETTLPETAGAVGDRLATALSPLGIVRGTGRAGDGSDIAPVIALGVAGVDLNQSGLDYFDTHHTPDDTLDRVDPEKLRQNVAAWTTMLAVVADAPEEIGPVVRPAR from the coding sequence GCAGCGCGCGGCACCCTCCGCCCCCGCCCCGGTCGATCCGCAGGTCGCGGCGCTCCGCGATGCGGCGCTCGGCGATACCGTCGCCTATGACATCGTCGAGGGCATGACGACCGAGGTCGGCCAGCGGCTTGCCGGCACCGAGGCGGAAGCGCGGGCGCGACGCTGGAGCGAGGCAAAATTGAAGGCGCTCGGTTTCAGCAACGTGCGGATCGAGACGTATCGCATGCCCGTATGGGTTCGCGGCGAGGAACGGGCAGAAATCCTCGCGCCCTTTCCCCAAAAACTGAATCTAGTCGCGCTGGGCAACTCGGGCGCTACTCCGGCGAAAGGGATTGACGCCGAGGTAGTGATCTTCCCGACCTACGGCGATCTCGCTGCGGCGCCCGCCGGCAGCCTGAAAGGCAGGATCGCCTATGTTGGCAATGCGATGATGAGGACGCAGGACGGCTCGAGCTACGGGCAGGAAGGCGTGGCACGCTTCGCCGGTCCGGCGCTGGCTGCCCGCAAGGGCGCCGCCGCGATCGTCATCCGCTCGATCGGCACCGACACGCATCGCCTGCCGCACACCGGCACGACCAATTTCCCCGACGGCACCGCTGCGATCCCCGCGGCGGCGCTCTCCGTCCCAGATGCCAAGCTGCTCGAAGCGATGGCGCGCCGCGGGCAGCCGATCCGCATGAAGCTCGTGTTGACGCCACGTCAGGTCGGCGAGCAGGAGTCGGGCAACGTTATCGCCGAGGTACCGGGCACCGATCCGAATGCCGGCGTCGTCCTCGTCGGCGGCCATCTCGACAGCTGGGATCTCGCCACCGGTGCGATCGACGACGCGAGCGGCGTCGCCATTACCGCGGCCGCGGCGAAACGCATTCTGGACAGCGGCAAGCGGCCTCGCCGCACGATCCGCGTTGTCTGGTTCGGCGCGGAGGAGGTCGGTGGCTTCGGCGGGCGCGACTATGCCGCGAAGCACGGTGCCGAGCGACACGCGCTCGCCGCGGAGAGCGATTTCGGCGCCGATCGCGTGTGGCGTTTCGAAACGACGCTGCCGGAGACCGCCGGCGCAGTAGGCGATCGCCTCGCCACCGCACTGTCGCCGCTCGGGATCGTACGCGGCACCGGTCGCGCCGGCGATGGCTCGGATATCGCCCCTGTAATCGCGCTCGGCGTAGCCGGGGTCGACCTCAATCAGTCGGGGCTCGACTATTTCGACACGCATCACACGCCCGACGATACGCTCGACCGCGTCGATCCCGAGAAGCTGCGGCAGAATGTCGCTGCCTGGACGACGATGCTCGCGGTCGTTGCCGACGCGCCCGAGGAAATCGGCCCAGTCGTGCGCCCGGCGCGCTAG
- a CDS encoding polysaccharide deacetylase family protein, with the protein MAAGSHGWRVPPPAPEQLIRWPEERGARFVVFVDTEEEFDWSAPFARGARSVTAIAALPDRHQRFAERGVFPCYLCDYPVVVDEASAAILKAMVADGSGSIGAQLHAWVNPPHDEIVSVHSSYAGNLPVALEAAKIDALTSAITTAFGQAPVAFRSGRYGLGRNTLRLLHARGYRLDTTMRARHDYRPAGGPDFSLIGPDAFRTGSGGAIVEVPLTTVYTGTLRRVGRPLHRLAGAAPRGRGVLARTGLLSRVPLTPEGVPIAEACEAVRVAVGEGRRLLNFAFHSPSLVPGNTPYVRDAGDLARFHRWWDVMLDLLDELGVASTTPEILIADVQQMAGR; encoded by the coding sequence GTGGCGGCGGGCTCGCATGGCTGGCGCGTGCCGCCCCCCGCGCCGGAGCAGTTGATTCGCTGGCCGGAAGAGCGCGGCGCCCGCTTCGTCGTTTTCGTCGACACGGAAGAGGAATTCGACTGGTCGGCGCCGTTCGCGCGCGGCGCCCGGTCGGTGACGGCGATCGCGGCGCTGCCCGATAGGCACCAGCGGTTTGCCGAACGCGGCGTCTTTCCCTGCTACCTCTGCGACTATCCCGTCGTTGTCGACGAAGCGTCCGCCGCGATCCTCAAGGCGATGGTCGCCGATGGTTCGGGATCGATCGGGGCGCAGCTGCACGCTTGGGTAAATCCGCCGCACGACGAGATCGTGTCGGTGCACAGCTCCTATGCCGGCAATCTGCCGGTCGCGCTCGAGGCGGCGAAGATCGATGCGCTGACATCAGCGATCACGACGGCGTTCGGGCAGGCGCCGGTGGCGTTCCGATCGGGCCGCTATGGATTGGGCCGCAACACCCTGCGTCTGCTGCACGCGCGCGGCTATCGGCTCGATACGACAATGCGCGCGCGGCACGATTATCGGCCGGCGGGCGGGCCGGATTTCTCGCTGATCGGGCCGGACGCCTTTCGTACGGGCTCGGGCGGCGCGATCGTCGAGGTGCCGCTGACGACCGTCTATACCGGCACGCTGCGTCGGGTCGGGCGCCCGCTCCATCGGCTGGCGGGGGCGGCCCCGCGCGGGCGCGGCGTTCTGGCGCGCACGGGGCTGCTGTCGCGCGTGCCACTGACGCCTGAAGGTGTCCCCATCGCCGAGGCGTGCGAGGCGGTGCGCGTCGCGGTCGGTGAGGGGAGGCGCCTCCTCAACTTTGCGTTTCACTCGCCGAGCCTCGTTCCCGGGAACACGCCCTATGTCCGCGATGCGGGTGACCTCGCGCGCTTTCACCGCTGGTGGGACGTAATGCTCGACCTGCTCGACGAGCTCGGGGTCGCATCGACGACGCCCGAAATCTTGATCGCCGACGTTCAGCAGATGGCCGGCCGGTAA
- a CDS encoding HAMP domain-containing histidine kinase yields the protein MRFDDSLNTVLAADASTAFGAQATFRQLVDLIARGRAAADAATLDRLRTLRPQVPPAVRAAVARGLALSRPPVGLVALLAEDEPAIAAAALRAARLPAADWIALLPTLGPVGRATLRNRSDLDPVVARGLESFGSTDFTIGFDAPPAADTTSDAPPSAPIDRPVPPPVGTGPFKPVGLLTDALPVVALARRAARTEPVPEPTGFEIADLVDRIATFQRARGTPTPVATPERIDTFRLETDAAGIVSWTDAAPRGAVIGLSIARADGQGAAPVDGIVTGAFRRRTAFTDARLTLPGASAIAGDWRLSAVPMFDPVGGRFLGYRGGGRRPRVDESAVRPSGSGQSEGLRRLVHELRTPTNAIAGFSELIEAQLLGPVAPAYRERAAAIRAQAADLVAAIEDLDLAARIDGHALELRPGVVPVSGLLARAVGELSTLAEVRRCGITLGVVDSQLAFACDDRATERLFARLLATIVSAAQAQEAVALSADRAGDRIAVTISRPRALAALTEDALLRLDAELEADLPGKPLLGTGFALRLIRNLAAELGGTLSFPDGHVRVVLPAASSDAVGQASTN from the coding sequence GTGCGGTTCGACGACAGTCTCAATACCGTGCTCGCCGCCGATGCCTCCACCGCATTCGGGGCACAGGCGACGTTCCGCCAATTGGTCGACCTAATTGCGCGCGGTCGCGCCGCTGCCGATGCTGCAACGCTGGATCGCCTGCGGACGCTGCGCCCGCAGGTTCCGCCCGCGGTCCGTGCTGCCGTCGCACGAGGGCTCGCGCTGTCACGGCCGCCGGTTGGTCTCGTCGCGCTGCTTGCCGAGGACGAACCAGCGATTGCGGCGGCGGCGCTGCGCGCGGCGCGGCTGCCGGCCGCCGACTGGATCGCGCTACTGCCGACGCTTGGGCCGGTCGGCCGCGCGACGCTGCGCAACCGAAGTGATCTCGATCCGGTGGTGGCGCGCGGGCTGGAAAGCTTCGGCTCGACCGACTTCACGATCGGCTTCGATGCGCCACCGGCCGCAGACACCACGTCCGACGCGCCGCCGTCGGCGCCAATCGATCGCCCGGTACCGCCCCCGGTCGGCACCGGTCCATTCAAGCCGGTCGGGTTGCTGACCGACGCACTCCCCGTCGTCGCGCTCGCCCGCCGCGCTGCACGCACCGAGCCCGTGCCGGAGCCGACCGGGTTCGAGATCGCCGACCTGGTCGATCGCATCGCGACCTTCCAGCGCGCGCGCGGAACGCCGACGCCGGTCGCAACGCCGGAGCGGATCGACACCTTTCGATTAGAGACCGACGCCGCTGGCATCGTGTCATGGACCGACGCGGCCCCGCGCGGCGCGGTGATCGGCCTGTCGATCGCGCGCGCCGATGGGCAGGGCGCGGCGCCGGTCGACGGGATCGTCACCGGTGCGTTCCGTCGCCGTACCGCCTTCACCGACGCGCGGCTGACGCTGCCTGGCGCGTCGGCGATCGCCGGCGACTGGCGACTATCGGCCGTCCCGATGTTCGATCCCGTTGGTGGACGCTTCTTGGGCTATCGCGGCGGCGGGCGGCGACCGCGCGTCGACGAGAGCGCGGTGCGACCATCCGGGAGCGGGCAGTCGGAAGGGTTGCGACGGCTGGTGCACGAGCTTCGCACGCCCACCAATGCAATTGCGGGGTTTTCCGAGCTGATCGAGGCGCAGTTGCTTGGGCCCGTCGCGCCTGCGTACCGCGAGCGCGCGGCGGCGATCCGCGCGCAGGCTGCCGATCTCGTTGCCGCGATCGAGGATCTCGACCTTGCCGCACGAATCGACGGGCATGCGCTGGAGCTGCGGCCCGGCGTCGTTCCCGTGTCCGGCCTGCTGGCGCGTGCGGTGGGCGAGCTTTCGACACTTGCCGAGGTTCGCCGCTGCGGCATTACGCTCGGCGTGGTCGATTCGCAGCTTGCTTTCGCCTGCGACGATCGCGCGACTGAACGTCTGTTCGCTCGCCTGCTTGCCACGATCGTCTCCGCCGCGCAGGCGCAGGAGGCGGTAGCGCTGTCAGCCGATCGCGCCGGCGATCGCATCGCCGTCACGATCAGCCGGCCACGTGCATTGGCGGCGTTGACCGAAGATGCGCTGCTGCGCCTCGACGCCGAGCTGGAGGCCGACCTTCCGGGCAAGCCACTGCTCGGCACCGGCTTCGCGCTTCGCCTGATCCGCAATCTCGCGGCCGAGCTCGGCGGTACGCTGTCGTTCCCCGACGGTCACGTGCGTGTGGTGTTGCCAGCGGCGTCGTCCGACGCGGTAGGGCAGGCGTCGACGAACTGA
- a CDS encoding Lrp/AsnC family transcriptional regulator, giving the protein MALDKIDRQILALLQDDGRMTNVDLAERVGLTAPPCLRRVRSLEQAGVIRGYHAVCDPALLGFPITVFAMVSLRSQAEHDLALFERHVAGIPEVRECHMLNGEIDFILKIAAPDLETFQRILTTHLTAAPNVASVKSSLTIRTAKMAPGVPIDDAA; this is encoded by the coding sequence ATGGCGCTGGACAAGATCGATCGCCAGATATTGGCGCTGCTGCAAGACGATGGCCGTATGACCAACGTCGACCTCGCCGAGCGCGTCGGGCTGACGGCGCCGCCATGCCTCCGCCGCGTGCGCTCGCTCGAGCAGGCGGGCGTCATCCGCGGTTATCACGCGGTGTGCGACCCGGCGCTGCTCGGATTTCCCATCACCGTTTTCGCGATGGTCAGCCTGCGAAGCCAGGCGGAGCATGATCTCGCGCTGTTCGAACGCCATGTCGCCGGCATCCCCGAAGTGCGCGAATGCCACATGCTCAATGGCGAAATCGACTTCATCCTCAAGATCGCCGCCCCCGATCTCGAAACGTTCCAGCGCATCCTGACGACGCATCTCACCGCGGCGCCGAACGTCGCTAGCGTCAAATCGTCGCTGACGATCCGCACCGCGAAGATGGCGCCGGGCGTTCCGATCGACGATGCGGCGTGA
- a CDS encoding inorganic phosphate transporter produces the protein MHELALPLLIGLIAVALAFDFLNGLHDAANSIATVVATRLLSPVQAVLFAAFFNFAAYFLTLAVPSLHAVAETIGKGLISQDAVTPAVIFGALGGAMFWNVVTWQKGIPSSSSHALVGGLVGAGITHAGVNSVQIGGLTKTLLAIVVSPTLGMILAMMVMLASSWALRRATVRQADGRFRVLHLISSAAYSLSHGLNDAQKTMGIITVLLYSTGYLSGEFEVPHWVAISCYVAISLGTLSGGWKIIETMGSRITKLSQHQGFSASTGGSIVLFTASALGIPVSTTHTITGAIIGAGVARRTSAVRWGTASNVVVAWIITIPASAIVGAGFYALTLLF, from the coding sequence ATGCACGAACTCGCCTTACCGCTGCTGATCGGCCTGATCGCGGTCGCCCTGGCCTTCGATTTCCTCAACGGATTGCACGACGCCGCCAATTCGATCGCGACCGTCGTCGCGACGCGGCTATTGTCCCCCGTCCAGGCGGTGCTGTTCGCCGCCTTCTTCAATTTCGCCGCCTATTTCCTGACGCTCGCGGTTCCCAGTCTGCATGCGGTCGCCGAGACGATCGGCAAGGGGCTGATCAGCCAGGACGCCGTGACGCCGGCCGTGATCTTCGGCGCGCTGGGCGGGGCGATGTTCTGGAACGTGGTGACGTGGCAGAAGGGCATTCCGTCGTCGTCGAGCCACGCGCTCGTCGGCGGTCTCGTCGGTGCGGGAATTACGCACGCCGGCGTCAACAGCGTGCAAATCGGCGGGCTGACCAAGACGCTGCTAGCGATCGTCGTGTCGCCGACGCTCGGCATGATTCTCGCGATGATGGTGATGCTGGCGAGCAGCTGGGCGCTGCGCCGAGCAACCGTGCGGCAAGCGGATGGACGCTTTCGTGTGCTACACCTGATCTCGTCGGCGGCCTATTCGCTGAGCCACGGGCTGAACGACGCGCAGAAGACGATGGGGATCATCACCGTGCTGCTCTACTCGACCGGCTATCTCAGCGGCGAGTTCGAGGTGCCGCACTGGGTGGCGATCAGCTGCTACGTCGCCATCTCGCTCGGCACGCTGTCGGGCGGGTGGAAGATCATCGAGACGATGGGCTCGCGGATCACCAAATTGTCGCAGCACCAGGGATTCAGCGCGTCGACCGGCGGATCGATCGTCCTGTTCACCGCGTCGGCGCTCGGCATTCCCGTCTCGACGACGCACACGATCACGGGCGCGATCATCGGTGCCGGCGTTGCGCGGCGCACGTCTGCGGTTCGCTGGGGCACCGCGAGCAACGTGGTGGTCGCGTGGATCATCACCATCCCCGCCTCCGCGATCGTCGGCGCAGGGTTCTACGCGCTCACGCTGCTTTTCTGA
- a CDS encoding DUF47 domain-containing protein produces the protein MFAWFQRLLPKRGNFFELFDAHAAVTLQAAETTTRIFAGEADAETLIARLKDLEHQADDITRTVLQTVRVTFLTPFDRSAISGLINRMDDAIDAMFAAVTAVRIYGVQSFAPDMHEMARLMLEAAGVSAEAMRLLPDIARNGPRLHDLTERLVNLEGSVDQLHEQGLRRLFEKHQEAGGDPMRFVVDREIYKHLEKISDAFEDVANEIDGIVIDHA, from the coding sequence ATGTTTGCCTGGTTCCAGCGCCTCCTTCCGAAGCGCGGCAATTTCTTCGAGCTGTTCGACGCCCATGCCGCGGTGACGCTGCAGGCGGCGGAGACGACGACGCGCATCTTCGCGGGAGAGGCCGATGCCGAGACGCTGATCGCGCGGCTGAAGGATCTCGAGCATCAGGCGGACGATATCACGCGCACCGTGCTGCAGACGGTGCGCGTCACGTTCTTGACGCCGTTCGACCGCAGCGCGATCAGCGGGCTTATCAACCGCATGGACGATGCGATCGACGCGATGTTCGCCGCGGTGACCGCGGTGCGCATCTACGGTGTGCAGAGCTTTGCCCCCGATATGCACGAGATGGCGCGGCTGATGCTGGAAGCCGCTGGCGTCAGTGCGGAAGCGATGCGGCTGCTGCCCGACATCGCGCGCAACGGCCCGCGACTCCACGATTTGACCGAGCGTCTCGTCAACCTGGAAGGTTCGGTCGACCAGCTGCACGAGCAGGGCCTTCGCCGGCTGTTCGAGAAGCATCAGGAAGCGGGCGGCGATCCGATGCGCTTCGTCGTCGATCGCGAGATCTACAAGCATCTCGAGAAGATCTCGGATGCCTTCGAGGATGTCGCGAACGAGATCGATGGCATCGTCATCGATCACGCCTGA
- a CDS encoding penicillin-binding protein activator — MAEAATVSQRAKIIARGFVPVSALLISACSTVVPRGPAPPPRPSQAPPPVARPDTGVEAGIPRDTARNRIALLVPLSGTNAGVGKSLANATQLALLDTRSEQIRITNYDTALGATAAAQRAVADGAQLILGPLLAEDVRAVAPIARRAGVPVISFSNDVGVAGDGVYLLGYTPSQSIERVVTYARSRGVTNFGGLVPNALYGSRASTVFLRAVESAGGRVVALQTYDRAPNSIGAAVTRMAKDAPFDGVLIADSAAKAATAVPLLRRASPNTRVIGTELWNSDSGVAARPALNGAWFASVSNTLYRQYAVKYRARFGAAPYRLSSLGYDAVLLAARISRDWRVGARFPEARLRSGEGYAGIDGAFRFGRDGVAERALDVQEIRGGSSVVVSPAPASFGR; from the coding sequence ATGGCAGAGGCTGCAACCGTATCGCAACGGGCGAAGATAATCGCGCGTGGCTTCGTGCCCGTCAGCGCCTTGCTGATATCGGCGTGTTCGACCGTCGTGCCGCGCGGCCCGGCCCCGCCGCCGCGCCCATCGCAGGCGCCGCCGCCGGTTGCGCGTCCCGATACCGGCGTCGAAGCGGGCATTCCGCGCGATACGGCGCGCAACCGCATCGCACTGCTCGTGCCGCTGTCAGGAACCAACGCCGGCGTCGGCAAAAGCCTGGCCAACGCGACGCAGCTCGCGCTGCTCGACACGCGATCGGAACAGATCCGGATCACGAATTATGATACGGCGCTGGGCGCGACCGCAGCCGCGCAGCGCGCGGTGGCAGACGGCGCGCAGCTGATCCTCGGGCCGCTGCTCGCTGAGGATGTTCGCGCGGTGGCGCCGATCGCGCGCCGGGCGGGTGTGCCGGTGATCTCCTTTTCCAACGACGTCGGCGTCGCGGGCGATGGCGTCTACCTGCTCGGCTACACGCCGTCGCAGTCGATCGAGCGCGTCGTGACATATGCGCGCAGCCGCGGCGTCACCAATTTCGGCGGGCTGGTGCCCAATGCGCTTTACGGCTCGCGCGCCTCGACCGTGTTCCTGCGAGCGGTCGAATCAGCGGGCGGTCGCGTCGTCGCGCTGCAGACCTACGATCGGGCGCCCAACAGCATCGGGGCGGCCGTCACCCGAATGGCGAAGGATGCGCCGTTCGATGGCGTGCTGATCGCCGATTCAGCGGCCAAGGCGGCGACGGCGGTGCCGCTGCTGCGCCGTGCCAGCCCGAACACGCGGGTGATCGGCACCGAATTGTGGAACAGCGACAGCGGCGTCGCCGCGCGTCCAGCGCTGAACGGCGCGTGGTTCGCCAGCGTCTCCAACACGCTCTACCGCCAATATGCGGTCAAATATCGCGCACGCTTCGGCGCTGCGCCCTATCGCCTGTCGAGCCTCGGCTACGACGCCGTTCTGCTCGCCGCGCGCATCTCGCGCGATTGGCGCGTCGGCGCGCGGTTCCCGGAGGCGCGGCTGCGCTCGGGCGAAGGCTATGCGGGGATCGACGGCGCGTTCCGTTTCGGCCGCGACGGCGTCGCCGAACGCGCGCTCGACGTGCAGGAAATTCGCGGCGGCAGCAGTGTCGTCGTCTCGCCGGCCCCGGCCAGTTTCGGGCGCTAA
- the rsmI gene encoding 16S rRNA (cytidine(1402)-2'-O)-methyltransferase, with the protein MTPLVETLNPGLYIVATPIGNLGDLSPRAADILSRAAVIAAEDTRVTAGLLRHIGTKRPMTPYHDHNADSVRPQLIARMATEAVALVSDAGTPLISDPGYKLVRDAHAAGHLVVTIPGPCAAIAALTLAGLPTDRFLFAGFLPAKAKARADAIAEIGAIRATLVLYESGPRLGATLAALADALGARDAAVTREISKRFEEAVTGTLPTLAARYADAPPKGEIVIVVGPPGDPAPASAEDGDAALAEALTRLPAAKAAGEVAKRLGLDRKALYARSLALKEQDN; encoded by the coding sequence ATGACACCCCTTGTGGAAACCCTGAACCCCGGCCTTTACATCGTCGCCACCCCGATCGGCAATCTCGGTGACCTGTCGCCGCGCGCCGCGGACATCCTTTCGCGCGCCGCCGTAATCGCCGCAGAAGACACGCGTGTTACAGCGGGGTTACTGCGTCACATCGGCACCAAGCGGCCGATGACGCCGTATCACGATCACAATGCTGATTCGGTCCGCCCGCAGCTGATCGCGCGGATGGCGACCGAGGCGGTGGCGCTGGTTTCAGATGCGGGCACGCCGCTCATTTCCGATCCGGGCTACAAGCTGGTGCGCGATGCTCACGCCGCGGGGCATCTCGTGGTGACGATTCCCGGCCCATGCGCCGCGATCGCCGCACTGACGCTGGCCGGCCTGCCGACCGACCGCTTCCTGTTCGCGGGCTTTCTGCCGGCCAAGGCGAAGGCGCGTGCAGACGCCATCGCCGAGATCGGCGCGATCCGCGCGACGCTCGTCCTGTACGAGAGTGGGCCACGGCTCGGCGCGACGCTCGCCGCGCTCGCCGACGCGCTTGGCGCACGCGACGCCGCCGTCACGCGCGAGATATCGAAGCGATTCGAGGAGGCGGTCACCGGCACGCTGCCGACGCTCGCTGCGCGCTACGCCGATGCGCCGCCCAAGGGCGAGATCGTGATCGTCGTCGGCCCACCGGGCGATCCGGCGCCAGCCTCCGCGGAGGACGGCGACGCAGCCTTGGCGGAGGCGCTGACGCGCTTGCCTGCCGCAAAAGCCGCTGGTGAGGTTGCCAAACGCCTCGGGCTCGATCGCAAGGCGCTGTATGCGAGGTCACTCGCGCTCAAGGAGCAGGATAACTGA
- a CDS encoding YraN family protein, whose amino-acid sequence MPRPTRTTTDRRTAEATGRRGERLAAWWLRLKGWTILDQRVRTAAGEVDLVAKLGSLVAFVEVKTRATAAELDFAIDARRLARVAAAAEILMPRYAAAGEDIRVDVILLAPGTRPRHIENAWIG is encoded by the coding sequence ATGCCGCGCCCGACCCGCACGACCACCGACCGCCGCACCGCAGAGGCGACGGGCCGTCGCGGCGAGCGCCTCGCGGCATGGTGGCTGCGGCTGAAAGGCTGGACGATCCTCGACCAACGCGTGCGCACCGCGGCGGGCGAAGTCGATCTCGTCGCCAAGCTCGGTTCGCTCGTCGCCTTCGTCGAGGTGAAAACGCGCGCCACCGCCGCCGAGCTCGATTTCGCGATCGACGCGCGACGGCTCGCCCGAGTCGCTGCCGCCGCGGAGATCCTGATGCCGCGCTATGCGGCGGCAGGCGAGGACATCCGCGTCGACGTGATCCTGCTCGCCCCCGGCACGCGGCCTCGGCACATCGAGAATGCCTGGATCGGGTGA
- the gshB gene encoding glutathione synthase produces MPLTVAVQMDPLESINIAGDSSFALMLSAQQRGHRLFHYAADNLNWSDGRLWAKARPVTVQRVVGDHYAAGDPIDLDLGADADVVLMRQDPPFDLGYITATHLLERITDRTLVVNDPASVRNAPEKVFVLDYARFMPPTLITRSLDEARAFLKQHGAIVVKPLHGNGGKAIFRVGPEGENLSALMEVFNQTWREPHMVQAFLPDVAKGDKRIVLVDGEVAGAINRLPGEGEFRSNLAVGGSAEKAELTPREREICAALGPELKKRGLIFVGIDVIGGEWLTEINVTSPTGIVAIERFDGTDVAGLIWDAIERRVAERSA; encoded by the coding sequence TTGCCCTTGACCGTCGCTGTCCAGATGGACCCGCTCGAATCGATCAACATCGCGGGCGATTCCAGCTTCGCGCTGATGCTGTCGGCGCAGCAGCGCGGTCACCGCCTGTTCCACTATGCGGCGGATAACCTCAACTGGTCCGACGGCCGCCTGTGGGCCAAGGCGCGGCCGGTGACGGTGCAGCGCGTCGTCGGCGATCATTATGCGGCCGGCGATCCGATCGACCTCGATCTCGGCGCGGACGCGGACGTTGTTCTGATGCGCCAGGATCCGCCGTTCGATCTCGGCTATATCACCGCGACGCACCTGCTCGAGCGGATCACTGACCGGACGCTGGTGGTCAACGATCCCGCGAGCGTGCGCAACGCGCCCGAGAAGGTCTTCGTGCTCGATTATGCGCGCTTCATGCCGCCGACGCTGATCACCCGCTCGCTCGACGAAGCCCGCGCCTTCCTCAAACAGCACGGCGCGATCGTGGTGAAGCCGCTGCACGGCAACGGCGGCAAGGCGATTTTCCGCGTGGGGCCGGAGGGCGAGAACCTTTCCGCGCTGATGGAAGTGTTCAACCAGACGTGGCGCGAGCCGCACATGGTGCAGGCGTTCCTCCCCGACGTCGCCAAGGGTGACAAGCGGATCGTGCTCGTCGATGGCGAAGTTGCGGGCGCGATCAACCGCCTGCCCGGCGAGGGCGAGTTCCGCAGCAACCTTGCGGTCGGCGGATCGGCCGAGAAGGCCGAGCTTACGCCGCGCGAGCGTGAAATCTGCGCCGCGTTGGGGCCGGAACTGAAGAAGCGCGGGCTCATATTCGTCGGGATCGATGTGATCGGCGGCGAGTGGCTGACCGAAATCAACGTCACCTCGCCGACCGGCATCGTCGCGATCGAACGGTTCGACGGAACTGATGTCGCCGGGCTGATCTGGGACGCGATCGAACGCCGGGTGGCGGAACGCTCTGCCTGA
- a CDS encoding DedA family protein — protein MTELIIDWIAWGGYFGIFLLMALENVIPPIPSEVIMGLGGIAVARKQMALVPLIAWGTAGTTIGNMFWYEIGRRMGVARFRPFVERHGRWLTMEWEDVERLDHFFHKHGHWVIFVFRFMPTFRTIISLPAGMAKMPLAKFLVFTFVGSAIWNTVLAGAGLFLGSRFEQLDRYVGPVAIATTALIVVGYLYRVVTWKPRAERG, from the coding sequence ATGACCGAGCTCATCATCGATTGGATCGCCTGGGGCGGCTATTTCGGCATTTTTCTGCTGATGGCGCTCGAGAATGTCATCCCACCAATTCCGTCGGAGGTGATCATGGGCCTCGGCGGAATTGCGGTCGCGCGCAAGCAGATGGCGCTTGTCCCGCTTATCGCCTGGGGCACGGCCGGGACGACGATCGGCAACATGTTCTGGTACGAAATCGGGCGGCGCATGGGCGTCGCGCGCTTCCGACCCTTCGTCGAACGACACGGCCGCTGGCTGACGATGGAGTGGGAAGACGTCGAACGGCTCGACCATTTCTTCCACAAACACGGTCACTGGGTAATCTTCGTGTTCCGCTTCATGCCCACCTTCCGCACGATCATCTCGCTGCCGGCAGGCATGGCCAAGATGCCGCTGGCGAAGTTTCTCGTCTTCACCTTCGTTGGCAGCGCGATCTGGAACACGGTGCTCGCCGGCGCCGGGCTGTTCCTCGGCTCGCGCTTCGAACAGCTCGATCGCTACGTCGGGCCGGTGGCGATCGCCACGACCGCGCTGATCGTCGTCGGCTACCTCTACCGCGTCGTCACGTGGAAGCCACGCGCCGAGCGCGGCTGA